The following proteins are co-located in the Bradyrhizobium sp. AZCC 2176 genome:
- a CDS encoding lysine N(6)-hydroxylase/L-ornithine N(5)-oxygenase family protein — protein MATGCGCRQPQSRRPRPDARTERSFMSHQLAIEHDVIGVGFGPSNLALAIALDESARKFRLKCAPLFVEKQPRFTWHGGMLLPGSDMQISFLKDLVSLRDPTSPFTFVNYLHKRGRLQDFINCRTFYPSRLEFNDYLRWVAAQFKSQAVYGEAIVAVEPVMAGQSVTSLRVRSRTLAGDETVRLARNLVVAVGGKPFIPEMFADIADDRRLFHSSVYLDTVGAAGLGRKATRVAVIGGGQSAVEVTVDLRGRFPEASIDLIFRGHALKPSDSSPFVNEIFNPDYTDFIFAQPGERRDAIVRNFRNTNYAVVDADLLDQLYRLLYQQRVSGTTGVELHPRSEITGVKAAVEGIEIGKVDKFEGRDSRSCYDAVILATGYDRETPHAFLEPIRRYIRDAAVDRNYRLATSPAFRPQVHLQGYSESSHGLSDTLLSVLATRSQEIAESLLSTISRRELIA, from the coding sequence TTGGCGACCGGCTGTGGCTGCCGGCAGCCACAGTCCCGGCGGCCACGTCCTGACGCGCGAACGGAGCGCAGCTTCATGTCTCACCAGCTTGCGATCGAGCACGACGTCATCGGCGTCGGATTCGGGCCCTCCAATCTTGCGCTTGCGATCGCGCTGGACGAGTCCGCCAGAAAGTTCCGCCTGAAATGCGCCCCTCTGTTCGTGGAGAAGCAGCCCCGATTTACCTGGCATGGTGGCATGCTCCTGCCGGGCAGCGACATGCAGATCTCGTTTCTCAAGGATCTGGTTTCGTTGCGCGATCCGACCAGTCCGTTCACTTTCGTGAACTATCTGCACAAGCGCGGTCGCTTGCAGGATTTCATCAACTGCCGAACGTTCTATCCGAGCAGGCTGGAATTCAATGACTATCTGCGGTGGGTCGCCGCCCAGTTCAAATCTCAGGCGGTCTACGGGGAAGCCATCGTCGCCGTCGAGCCGGTGATGGCTGGACAATCCGTGACATCCTTGCGCGTTCGTTCGCGCACGCTTGCCGGCGATGAAACAGTGCGGCTGGCGAGGAACCTGGTGGTCGCAGTAGGGGGAAAGCCCTTTATTCCAGAGATGTTCGCTGACATCGCCGATGATCGCAGATTGTTTCACTCAAGCGTCTATCTCGATACGGTCGGGGCCGCTGGGCTTGGCCGAAAAGCGACGCGCGTGGCCGTTATTGGGGGAGGGCAGAGTGCGGTCGAGGTGACCGTCGACCTTCGCGGTCGTTTTCCCGAAGCGAGCATTGATCTGATCTTTCGCGGCCATGCGTTGAAGCCGTCCGACAGCAGTCCCTTCGTTAACGAGATTTTTAACCCGGACTACACGGACTTTATCTTCGCCCAGCCGGGCGAGCGGCGGGATGCGATCGTGCGCAACTTCCGGAACACCAACTATGCCGTCGTCGATGCCGATCTGCTCGATCAACTGTACCGGCTGTTGTACCAGCAGCGCGTCAGCGGCACGACAGGCGTCGAGCTGCATCCGCGCAGCGAGATCACGGGCGTCAAAGCAGCAGTTGAAGGCATCGAAATCGGTAAGGTTGACAAATTCGAGGGCCGGGACAGCCGCTCCTGCTACGATGCCGTCATCCTCGCCACCGGCTACGACAGGGAAACGCCGCACGCGTTTCTGGAACCGATCCGACGCTATATCCGCGATGCCGCGGTCGACCGCAACTACAGGCTCGCGACCAGCCCCGCGTTTCGACCGCAAGTTCATCTCCAGGGATATTCCGAGTCATCTCACGGCCTGAGCGACACGTTGCTCTCTGTTCTGGCGACGCGCTCGCAGGAAATCGCCGAGTCTCTGCTTTCGACGATTTCGCGCCGTGAGCTCATCGCCTAG
- a CDS encoding ATP-binding cassette domain-containing protein translates to MHVVRPSEIAQASPDAPAPLFELDQVGFAVAGRALLEPLTLSLPARSVVGLIGHNGSGKSTLLKLLARQQPSSSGTIRFEGRPLREWSDREYARKVAYLPQQTPPAAGMLVKELVALGRYPWHGALGRFGDTDRGKVAQAMALTHIEPFADRLVDTLSGGERQRVWIAMLVAQDAECLLLDEPTSALDIAHQIEVLSLVKQLARERNLGVVVVLHDVNMAARFCNEIIALHSGKLITRGAPDRIMTPAELETIYGIPMGVMPSPDHSHLISFAR, encoded by the coding sequence ATGCACGTAGTTCGGCCAAGCGAAATCGCGCAAGCCTCGCCCGACGCGCCCGCGCCCCTGTTCGAGCTCGACCAGGTCGGCTTTGCAGTGGCTGGCCGCGCGTTGCTCGAACCGCTCACCCTGTCGCTTCCCGCGCGCAGCGTCGTGGGCCTGATCGGGCACAATGGCTCTGGCAAATCGACCTTGCTGAAGCTGCTGGCGCGACAGCAGCCAAGCTCATCCGGCACGATCCGTTTCGAAGGACGCCCGCTACGTGAATGGAGCGACCGGGAATACGCCCGCAAGGTCGCCTATTTGCCGCAGCAGACGCCGCCCGCCGCCGGCATGCTGGTCAAGGAGCTGGTCGCGCTGGGCCGCTATCCCTGGCATGGCGCGCTCGGCCGATTCGGCGACACCGACCGCGGCAAAGTCGCGCAAGCCATGGCGCTGACCCATATCGAGCCGTTTGCGGATCGGCTGGTCGATACATTGTCGGGCGGTGAGCGCCAGCGGGTCTGGATCGCGATGCTGGTTGCGCAGGACGCCGAATGCCTGCTGCTCGATGAGCCGACTTCGGCGCTTGATATCGCCCATCAGATCGAAGTTCTGTCGCTCGTGAAGCAGCTCGCCCGCGAGCGCAATCTCGGCGTGGTCGTCGTGCTCCATGACGTCAACATGGCGGCGCGCTTCTGCAACGAGATCATTGCCCTGCATTCGGGCAAGCTGATAACCCGCGGCGCGCCCGACAGGATCATGACGCCGGCCGAACTCGAAACCATCTACGGCATTCCGATGGGCGTAATGCCGTCTCCGGATCACAGCCATCTCATCAGCTTCGCGCGATGA
- a CDS encoding siderophore-interacting protein, giving the protein MDSLISETRIRLADAAGLAARMIDHLAEHDIAFEDQDGLMVAKLPFGTSSLAVEAEALKIRVEANDKGNLEMLRSVVASHVIEFAGDNAPAIVWSGHESNGGTLANFREVRLTAAIDLTPRMRRLTFTGDDIARFVNDDDLHVRLYFPPEGLAKPEWPWPASDGRILWPEPDRRPVTRYYTIRRIDLPTREIDIDFVVHDHAGPGSAFALNAQAGAICGMAGPLGRSIRPARWFLLAGDETALPAIARILETLPATAAGEAFIEVADRLEEVPLIAPAGVSIRWLHRGDRPAGTTQLLVDAVKAVRWPDHREVFAWVACEAQALKALRNHLRDERKLTREQHLAVAYWSLRQP; this is encoded by the coding sequence TTGGATTCGCTTATCTCCGAAACCCGCATCCGGCTTGCCGATGCCGCCGGTCTTGCCGCCCGGATGATCGATCATTTGGCAGAGCATGACATCGCCTTCGAGGACCAGGATGGCCTGATGGTGGCGAAGCTGCCGTTTGGAACCAGCTCGCTCGCCGTTGAGGCCGAGGCGCTCAAGATCCGCGTCGAGGCCAACGACAAGGGCAACCTCGAAATGCTGCGCTCCGTCGTCGCGTCCCACGTCATCGAGTTCGCCGGCGACAACGCGCCAGCCATCGTTTGGTCCGGCCATGAATCCAATGGCGGCACGCTTGCCAATTTCCGCGAAGTGCGACTGACGGCAGCGATCGACCTGACGCCGCGCATGCGCCGGCTGACTTTCACCGGAGACGACATCGCCCGCTTCGTGAACGATGATGACCTGCATGTTCGCCTGTATTTCCCGCCGGAGGGCCTCGCCAAGCCTGAGTGGCCGTGGCCTGCCTCGGACGGACGCATCCTTTGGCCCGAACCGGACCGCCGGCCGGTCACTCGCTACTATACGATCCGCCGCATCGACCTGCCGACCCGCGAGATCGATATCGATTTCGTGGTGCATGATCATGCCGGCCCCGGATCGGCATTCGCCCTCAACGCGCAAGCCGGCGCCATTTGCGGCATGGCCGGCCCCCTTGGGCGAAGTATTCGCCCGGCGCGCTGGTTTTTGCTGGCTGGCGACGAAACCGCCCTGCCCGCCATCGCACGAATTCTCGAGACGCTGCCGGCAACGGCTGCGGGTGAAGCCTTCATCGAAGTCGCCGATCGGCTTGAAGAGGTTCCGCTGATCGCGCCTGCCGGCGTGTCGATCCGCTGGCTGCATCGCGGCGACCGTCCGGCCGGGACGACGCAGTTGCTGGTCGATGCCGTCAAGGCCGTGCGATGGCCAGACCATCGCGAGGTCTTTGCATGGGTCGCTTGCGAAGCACAGGCGCTGAAGGCGCTGCGAAACCATTTGCGCGACGAGCGCAAGCTCACTCGCGAGCAGCATCTTGCGGTCGCGTATTGGAGCCTGCGTCAGCCATGA
- a CDS encoding cyclic peptide export ABC transporter, with the protein MNPRSGLTAQILHLLRPYWPIVLGGIVLGVTGGASVAGLLAVVNRGLYASQDDVTTLLYAFAGLCLLILIGSVGADISANYVGQRIIAELRKSLAAKILAAPIDQLEIYRTHRLIPVLTQDVDTISDFAFFFSSFFVSLVITFGCMVYLAVLSWPLFLITGLVIILGSLAHAYARTRGVQGFNIARESEDELQKHYRAIAEGAKELRLNRARRQRVYVEQLQRTVDRISAVQVKSINLFVTARALGTILFFVVIGVALTLRPFFWPDSPAAVSSGFVLVLLYMRGPIDQVIGILPALGRAQVAMKRIAELSEQFSTPEPDLLAAPSTAPDGSGRIESIELRGVSYGFRALPGSAAFILGPIDLHVRRGDVVFIVGENGSGKTTLIKLLLGLYAPQNGTLLRDGLPVVTETRDDYRQLFTTIFSDYYLFEDLLHGAGVVPDVAERYLERLEVAHKVSVENGVFTTTDLSTGQRKRLALMNAWLEERPVLVFDEWAADQDPAFRHIFYTELLPDLKRMGKTIIVISHDDRYFGAADLLVRLRHGKIVTGEATEHDVIKSSSVPTDASL; encoded by the coding sequence ATGAATCCACGAAGCGGCCTGACCGCGCAGATCCTGCATCTCCTGCGGCCATACTGGCCGATCGTGCTCGGCGGTATCGTCCTCGGCGTTACCGGTGGCGCCAGCGTTGCTGGATTGCTCGCGGTCGTCAATCGCGGGCTCTACGCGTCGCAGGACGACGTTACGACGCTGCTTTACGCGTTCGCCGGCCTGTGCCTGCTGATCCTGATCGGATCCGTCGGTGCCGATATCAGCGCCAACTATGTCGGACAGCGGATCATCGCCGAGCTTCGCAAGTCGCTCGCCGCCAAGATTCTGGCAGCCCCGATCGATCAGCTCGAAATCTATCGGACACATCGCCTGATCCCCGTTCTGACGCAGGACGTCGATACGATCAGCGATTTCGCGTTCTTCTTCTCTTCCTTCTTCGTATCCCTCGTCATCACGTTCGGCTGCATGGTTTACCTGGCGGTGCTGTCGTGGCCGCTTTTTCTGATCACGGGGCTGGTCATCATCCTTGGTTCGCTAGCGCACGCATATGCGCGAACGCGGGGCGTTCAGGGCTTCAATATCGCCCGGGAGTCGGAAGACGAACTGCAGAAGCACTACCGCGCGATAGCCGAGGGTGCGAAGGAGCTGCGCCTGAATCGCGCCCGCCGTCAGCGCGTCTATGTCGAGCAGCTTCAGCGCACTGTCGACCGGATCAGCGCGGTGCAGGTGAAGTCGATCAATCTGTTCGTGACGGCGCGGGCATTGGGCACGATACTGTTCTTCGTCGTGATCGGCGTAGCGCTGACCTTGCGTCCGTTCTTCTGGCCCGACAGTCCTGCTGCGGTCTCCAGCGGCTTTGTCCTGGTGCTGCTTTATATGCGCGGGCCCATCGATCAGGTCATCGGAATCCTGCCGGCGCTGGGCCGCGCGCAGGTGGCGATGAAGCGCATTGCCGAGCTTTCCGAACAGTTCTCGACACCCGAACCGGACTTGCTGGCCGCGCCTTCGACTGCGCCTGACGGATCAGGCAGGATCGAATCGATCGAACTCCGCGGCGTATCGTATGGTTTTCGCGCGCTGCCCGGCAGCGCCGCCTTCATTCTCGGACCGATTGACCTGCATGTCCGCCGGGGGGATGTCGTTTTCATTGTCGGCGAAAACGGAAGCGGAAAGACCACGCTGATCAAGTTGCTGCTCGGTCTCTACGCGCCGCAGAACGGTACGCTGCTTCGCGACGGCCTGCCTGTCGTGACGGAAACGCGGGATGATTACCGGCAACTCTTCACCACGATCTTTTCCGACTACTACCTGTTTGAAGACCTGCTTCACGGCGCGGGAGTGGTGCCGGATGTCGCGGAACGCTATCTGGAGCGATTGGAGGTCGCGCACAAGGTTTCGGTCGAGAACGGCGTTTTTACAACGACGGACCTGTCGACCGGGCAACGCAAGCGGCTGGCTCTGATGAACGCATGGCTGGAGGAGAGGCCCGTCCTCGTGTTCGACGAGTGGGCCGCGGATCAGGACCCTGCCTTCCGGCATATCTTCTACACGGAACTACTGCCTGACCTGAAGCGCATGGGCAAGACGATCATCGTGATCTCGCATGACGACCGCTATTTCGGTGCGGCCGATCTCCTTGTGCGACTTCGCCACGGCAAGATTGTCACAGGCGAGGCGACGGAACATGACGTCATCAAGTCGTCATCGGTTCCAACCGACGCATCGCTTTAG
- a CDS encoding 4'-phosphopantetheinyl transferase family protein, translating to MDMANSHEAEQGPLAASLSMARASRSLAWSIAVKSTTPQDALRVRCLPEPGIVSPIGQLQPEEIALWLAAVPPAPDFIGGSPGALSFAQAASVIDSSESDRLARFLHIEDRISYLAAHAGARFLLGSLVGQPANALRFEPSTHGKPVLVAGPPKLDFSLSHSRGAVSIAAASMPVGVDVEPLRDITDMESVSEIVLAAEERKVLSKAPAAFRSRLFLRYWTLKEAVLKAAAVGFAIAPNTLIVDAGPSPAVLSVPATLGSATQWRLIAPAIEPF from the coding sequence ATGGATATGGCGAACTCTCACGAAGCTGAACAGGGACCGCTTGCGGCATCGCTATCGATGGCGCGCGCAAGCCGCTCCCTCGCGTGGTCGATCGCGGTCAAATCCACGACGCCGCAGGATGCACTGCGCGTGCGATGCCTGCCGGAACCGGGCATCGTGAGTCCAATCGGGCAGCTACAGCCGGAAGAGATCGCACTCTGGCTCGCCGCGGTGCCTCCCGCCCCGGACTTCATCGGCGGTTCTCCCGGCGCGCTCAGTTTCGCGCAAGCCGCAAGTGTGATCGACAGCAGCGAATCCGATCGTCTGGCGCGGTTCCTGCACATTGAGGATCGAATCAGTTATCTGGCTGCGCATGCTGGCGCTCGCTTTCTGCTGGGCAGCCTTGTGGGGCAACCTGCCAATGCCCTGCGGTTCGAGCCGTCCACGCACGGCAAGCCGGTGCTCGTTGCTGGCCCGCCGAAGCTCGACTTCAGCCTGAGCCACTCCAGGGGTGCGGTTTCCATTGCAGCCGCATCCATGCCGGTCGGGGTCGATGTCGAGCCGTTGCGTGACATCACCGATATGGAGTCCGTCAGCGAAATCGTCCTGGCCGCAGAGGAGCGCAAGGTCCTATCGAAGGCTCCAGCGGCGTTCCGATCCCGGCTCTTTCTGCGCTACTGGACCCTGAAGGAAGCGGTACTGAAAGCAGCCGCTGTCGGATTTGCGATTGCCCCGAATACGCTGATTGTCGATGCAGGCCCATCACCTGCAGTGCTTTCGGTGCCGGCCACGCTTGGATCAGCCACGCAATGGCGGCTCATCGCCCCCGCGATCGAGCCGTTCTAG
- a CDS encoding GNAT family N-acetyltransferase → MTVVQDGERDLRVAAGAATVMRLRLDDRLDRLKILNAPDDPQLAISAVSAAAEAMFGWRPGLDRIVLESSGEESVARELMDHGLAVMAEADLVLLPELIMQRRDNWLVNAERPPLPQLHVMTDGKRHPRRSPKPAGKVYARFIPWLGEVISFRVANTDDDLHLLHRWMNDPRVDAFWNEAGDLDKHRRYLSGILADPHMLPLIGCFDDEPFGYFELYWAKENRIAPFYDAGDYDRGWHVVVGEDAYRGRRYISAWLPSLMHYVFLDDCRTQRIVGEPAAAHSQQLRNLDLSGFAKIKNFDFPHKRATLVMLLRERFFGDRLWLPAATVPAATS, encoded by the coding sequence ATGACGGTCGTTCAAGACGGCGAGAGAGACCTCCGTGTTGCCGCGGGCGCCGCAACGGTGATGCGTCTGCGCCTCGACGATCGGCTGGATCGCCTGAAAATATTGAACGCTCCCGACGATCCGCAACTCGCGATATCAGCGGTTTCGGCAGCAGCAGAAGCCATGTTCGGGTGGCGCCCGGGCCTTGACCGGATTGTGCTGGAGTCAAGCGGCGAAGAATCCGTTGCACGGGAGCTGATGGACCATGGCCTCGCCGTCATGGCGGAGGCGGATCTCGTGCTGCTTCCTGAACTGATCATGCAGCGGCGGGATAATTGGCTGGTCAATGCCGAGCGGCCGCCATTGCCGCAACTCCACGTCATGACGGACGGCAAGCGCCATCCGCGACGCTCGCCAAAGCCGGCCGGAAAGGTGTATGCCCGCTTCATACCCTGGCTCGGCGAAGTGATCTCCTTTCGCGTCGCCAATACGGACGACGACCTGCATCTGCTGCACCGCTGGATGAATGATCCTCGCGTCGACGCGTTCTGGAACGAAGCGGGCGATCTCGATAAGCATCGGCGGTATTTGTCCGGCATTCTGGCGGACCCGCATATGCTGCCGCTGATCGGTTGCTTCGATGACGAGCCATTCGGCTATTTCGAACTCTACTGGGCCAAGGAAAACCGCATCGCGCCGTTCTACGATGCCGGCGACTACGATCGCGGTTGGCATGTCGTCGTCGGCGAGGATGCCTATCGCGGGCGCCGCTACATCAGTGCCTGGCTGCCATCGCTGATGCACTACGTGTTCCTGGACGATTGCCGGACGCAGCGAATCGTCGGTGAGCCGGCGGCGGCGCATTCGCAGCAACTCCGCAATCTGGACCTCTCGGGATTCGCGAAGATCAAGAATTTCGATTTTCCGCACAAGCGGGCTACCCTCGTCATGCTGCTGCGCGAACGCTTCTTTGGCGACCGGCTGTGGCTGCCGGCAGCCACAGTCCCGGCGGCCACGTCCTGA
- the fhuB gene encoding Fe(3+)-hydroxamate ABC transporter permease FhuB, whose protein sequence is MSKVDALPARSGIEMHPAMLIGLLFAAAAALTWRHLSGYLPAGAWLPVLWRPEINDPQQMLVHYTVFPRIAVALLAGAALGLAGTVCQQVLRNPLAEPSTLGVLNGAYLALAVTTLWAPSLLAFGREWIALIGGFAAFLCVFGLTWRRALSPVVLVLAGLIVAYYCAVTTQALVLLNHEYLIGLFIWGAGFLNQQDWNTVAFLAPRFIISFVLIATMVRPLTLLGFDDETARNLGLGLTGARVCALGIAIALSASVVSVVGVMGFVGLAAPAIVMLSGARRFRDRLIWAPLCGALLLWLTDELVLLIPPGYREMPAGAATALIGAPMLLVLLPRLRATVPVGNLTPSAPSRLDHPWRVILSAVALLLLVVWIALAVGVGSEGWSWSGLTGIQEFLPWRWPRVVSALAAGATLAVAGTLLQRMTGNPMAAPEVMGISYGAAMGVLVLLYLLPSHTRVAQIAGGGIGAFIVLGLVLLFSRRSEFSPERVLLAGVAMSAAFGAIMAMVLATGDPRIGMLLSLLAGSLYQIGPTEAAILATAAIVLLVMVPMLSRWLDILPLGAAASRSVGVSMATSRVIIMLLTALLTATATLMVGLLSLVGFIAPHMARMMGAQRALHQAALAALIGATLMVSADWAGRMVIFPFQMPAGIFAMMLAGPYLVWLLRPRRT, encoded by the coding sequence CAAGGTTGACGCGCTGCCCGCCCGGTCCGGGATCGAGATGCATCCGGCGATGCTGATCGGTTTGCTGTTTGCGGCGGCCGCTGCGCTGACGTGGCGGCATCTGTCGGGATACCTGCCGGCTGGCGCATGGTTGCCGGTGCTGTGGCGTCCTGAGATTAACGATCCGCAGCAGATGCTGGTGCACTACACGGTGTTTCCGCGCATCGCGGTGGCGCTGCTCGCCGGCGCTGCGCTGGGTCTGGCCGGCACCGTGTGCCAGCAGGTGCTGCGCAATCCGCTGGCCGAGCCGAGCACCCTCGGTGTGCTGAATGGAGCCTATCTCGCGCTGGCCGTGACAACCTTGTGGGCGCCGTCGCTGCTTGCCTTCGGCCGCGAGTGGATTGCATTGATAGGCGGATTCGCCGCGTTTCTGTGCGTGTTCGGTCTCACCTGGCGCCGCGCGCTATCGCCAGTCGTGCTGGTGCTTGCCGGGCTGATCGTCGCCTATTACTGCGCCGTGACGACCCAGGCCTTGGTCTTGCTCAATCATGAATACCTGATCGGCCTGTTCATCTGGGGCGCGGGCTTTCTCAATCAGCAGGACTGGAACACCGTCGCGTTCCTCGCGCCGCGTTTCATTATTTCCTTTGTGCTCATCGCGACGATGGTCCGCCCGCTGACCTTGCTCGGCTTCGATGACGAGACCGCGCGCAATCTCGGCCTCGGATTGACGGGAGCACGGGTCTGCGCGCTTGGCATTGCGATCGCGCTCAGCGCTTCGGTTGTCAGCGTGGTCGGCGTCATGGGTTTTGTGGGTCTTGCGGCGCCGGCCATCGTCATGCTGTCTGGCGCGCGCCGTTTTCGCGACCGGCTGATTTGGGCTCCACTTTGCGGCGCCCTGCTGCTGTGGCTGACAGATGAGCTTGTGCTGCTGATTCCGCCCGGCTATCGCGAAATGCCGGCTGGCGCCGCCACGGCCCTGATCGGTGCGCCGATGTTGCTTGTGTTGCTGCCGCGGCTACGGGCCACCGTGCCGGTAGGGAACCTCACGCCATCCGCTCCATCACGTCTTGACCATCCTTGGCGGGTGATCCTGTCCGCCGTCGCCTTGCTGTTGCTGGTGGTCTGGATCGCGCTCGCCGTCGGGGTCGGTTCAGAGGGCTGGAGTTGGAGCGGCCTGACCGGCATCCAGGAGTTTCTGCCGTGGCGCTGGCCGCGCGTCGTGTCGGCATTGGCTGCGGGGGCTACGCTGGCCGTGGCCGGCACGCTGCTGCAACGCATGACCGGGAATCCGATGGCGGCTCCAGAGGTGATGGGCATCAGCTACGGCGCCGCGATGGGTGTGCTCGTTCTCCTGTACCTGTTGCCTTCCCACACTCGCGTGGCGCAGATTGCAGGCGGCGGGATCGGAGCCTTCATCGTGCTCGGGCTGGTTCTGCTGTTCAGCCGGCGGTCCGAATTCAGTCCGGAGCGTGTGCTGCTGGCTGGTGTCGCCATGAGCGCGGCGTTCGGCGCGATCATGGCCATGGTGCTTGCGACCGGTGATCCCCGCATAGGCATGCTGCTGTCGTTGCTGGCGGGATCGCTTTATCAGATCGGTCCGACCGAGGCCGCGATACTGGCCACCGCCGCCATCGTCCTGCTGGTGATGGTGCCGATGCTGTCACGCTGGCTCGATATCCTGCCGCTCGGCGCTGCGGCGTCGCGTTCGGTGGGCGTATCGATGGCGACAAGCCGCGTCATCATCATGCTGCTGACCGCGTTGCTGACGGCGACGGCGACCTTGATGGTGGGGCTTCTAAGTCTCGTCGGTTTCATCGCGCCGCATATGGCGCGGATGATGGGAGCGCAGCGCGCGCTTCATCAGGCGGCGCTGGCCGCGCTGATTGGCGCTACACTGATGGTATCAGCGGATTGGGCCGGGCGGATGGTGATATTTCCGTTCCAGATGCCCGCCGGAATTTTCGCGATGATGCTCGCCGGACCCTATCTGGTTTGGCTATTGCGCCCGCGGCGAACATGA